Part of the Deinococcus sp. LM3 genome is shown below.
ATCAACTGGGATTGGAGCCTGGGGTTTTGAAAGAAGATCTGGTCCTCCAGGATATTGATCTTCACGCCCTCGCCTCTGGCAGTGAACTGGTCTTCGGCGCGGTGCGCTTGCGCCTGACGGTTCACTGCGAACCCTGCAAACAGGTGGGGACCTCCGTCTCCACGCGCACGTTGATGCACCGGCGTGGCTACCTCATGCAGATCATGGCACCGGGTCCGCTGACCCTGGGAAGCCCGGGTCACGTCCGGTCAGATGTGTATGAGGAGATCCCATACCGGGCGGTGGACCGGGTCGCGTGGTACTTGCGACGACTGGACGGTCCGATTGCCAGTACACAGCTCATGGAAGCGCTTGGATTGCCAATGGGCATGTGCCGTGCGCTGCCCCGAATGCTCCGGCACATTGACCCGACCGATGCCGGCAAAGTGACGTTTAAAAGCGCTGAGCGCCGTGCCCGTGCAGAGCGCCTGGCGACGCAGGCGAGAGGCCAGATATGACGCCAAACGGTGGAAAATTTATTGTTGTCTTGGGTGGCGATGGGGCCGGGAAAAGTACGTTGTTACGTACTCTGAAATCAAGCGGTTACTGCACGGTGGACTGGCGCGCCATGCAGGCAGACCCCGCCCTCGCCCAGGTGTATGGCTGGGCCCTGCACAGTGACTCGTCAGAAATCCGCCGACAACTTCAACCAGTCACACGAGCGTTGGACTTCATCAAATTCTATGTGGCGCTCTATGAACATGTTATCCGGCCTAAACTTGATGCTGGACAGGATGTCATCGTTGACTCGTACTACTTTAAATCATTCGCCAAAGAGATCCTCTTCAATGAGCGTGTTGATATCATGGGCAGTCTCCGCCATCTCTTGCCATTGCCCGACGCCATTGTGTATTTGCACGTCAGCCCAGAAATTTCCCTGCTCCGGCGAGGACAGCGGTTCTCCGGCCACGAGTCGTTTGATGGGGCCTGCACGCAGAGTTTCATTCACTTTCAGGATCGTCTCAAGTACGAAATCAACAATCTGATCCGCGACATTGATCGCTGCGATGTGGCCGTAGATGACAAAGATGCAGATGCGGTGGCTGCTGCAGTCTTCAAGCACTTTGCGCTTATAGGAATTCGTCCGATGAACGGACTGATGGAGGCACATGACGCCGCATCCTTCGCCTAAAGAGATTGTCATTTATGACCTGATCGGGATCGGCCTTGGTCCCGCCCAGCTCTCCTTCCTGATCGCGTGCGCTGAGCAGTCTGAATTGGCTGGTTGGAAGATGCTGCATTTGGAGCGGGGCGCTTCCTTTTCGTGGCATGCGGGCATGAGAACGGCCTACAGCATGATTCAGATGTCTTACCTGAAGGATCTGGTGACACTGCGTAATCCCCAAAGTGCGTTTACGTATATTAGCTTTTTACATGACCAGGGCCGTCTTCAGCAGGCAGCCAATCTGAACGATTACACGCCATCGAGATTCGAATATGCACAGTATCTCAGTTGGGTGTTGAACAAGCTCGCCCCCAACGTGCGTTACTCTGCCGAAGTCACCAATCTTGACAAGGTGTGCCTGCCTGAGCACGGAGAAGTCCTCCAGGTCACCTATCAAGACCCCCAGGGCCGCCGCTCCATCGAGTACACGCGGAATATTTACCTCGCGGCAGGAAAAACGCCCTTTGTTCCTGAACACTTGCAAGTCGCTGGCGGGGAGCAGGTGTGGCACACCTCGCACTTCAGCACGGCACTTGCGCACATCCGCAAACACCCGGCGCCCCGGGTGGCGGTGGTCGGCAGTGGCCAAAGTGCAGTTGAAGCACTCCTGACATTGCAAGACGCCTGTCCAGATCTCGAGTTGCACGCCATCTCTCGGGGCCAGCTGTTCCGCGCGGTTGATGCCAATCCGTATGTCAACGGCTTTTACACGTGGGAAAGTGAGCAACGTTTCCACCAGGCAGATCAGGCGTGGCGAGGGCAGGTCCGGGCCGAGCTGTCAAACTCAAACTACGGTGTCGCTGACGTCCGGCTGCTCAATGAGTTGGCCCGACGTGACTATGACGATCGCATCCTTGGTCGCCAACGCTTGCACCGACATTCCCACTGCGAAATTCTGGCCATCGATGAGGAGTCGTGCCTGCTGACTGTGACGCTGCAGGACAGGCAGATTGGTGGTCGACGCGTGCTCAACGTCGATTTTATCGTCTTTGCGACGGGGTATCACTCCGACAACATCAGGGACCTAACAGCTCCAGTCGAATCCTGCGTCGCCACCCCCGGGCAGCAGCTGACCCCTCACCCAGCTGCCGCCTGCCACATTTTGATTGCCGGTCAGAATGGGCCTTCATCCGGTCTGGCAGAAGAGACCATCACGAGCCTGGCACTGCGGGCAGGCGCCCACGTGTCCTTGCTGCTTCACCTAAATGCCCACCGGTTGTCTCCGGGCCCTGGGGTGCAGAGGCGCCCATCTGAGGAAGCCCACCCGACCGGACAAGTGCTTGTGCCATCGTGAACCCAGGGTGGCGAAGCTGGCATTGCCAGCTTCGCCACGACGCTCTGGAATGAAGGAGTTCTTTTGATCCCCAAACCGCTGCGCCCCTTACTTCTCCTGTCGGCTGTCTCGCGGCTGGGCGATCAGCTGTTGTATGTCGCCATGCCTCTCCTGGTCCTAGCGGAGACGGGGCAACCGGCTTATGCCATTCTCGCGGCAGCGGCACGTGGTCTCCCCTACGTCATTTCCCCCTTTATTGGCGCTGTCGTTGATCGGTATCCTTTAAGAACCGTCTACGTTGCTGCTCAGCTCATACAGGCCGTCGCCATTGGGGCCATTCCGCTTCTGAAGGGCCAACCAAGCATCGTCTTACTCCTGCTGATGATCTCAGGGGTGGGGGGGGTATGCTCAAGCCTGCTCAACTTCTACAAGCTGATCCCACTCTGGACGCCGCAAGAGCAGATTGAAGCGGCCATAGGGCGATTTGTCGCGCTGACGGATGCTGTCAAAGTCGTGGGGCCGCTCGTTGCGATCTCGATTGTCCTCTCGATCGGTGCGCCCGCCGCTATTTATGCTGATGCCGTCAGCTTTCTGGTGGCCGCGCTGGGCATTGCGTTCATCCTGCCTGCCACCCAAAAAAGCGAAGTGAGACGGACCAGTCTCGCGCAAGATCTGAAGGAAGGCTTTCGCTACTTCAAAGGCAGTCCAGAAATCCGTCGCCTGACCACCGCCATGTCCCTGTCCAATCTGGGCATTGGCGCGCTGGAGGTCCTGCTGCTCACCACACTGACCCACAGCATGCAGATCCCAGTGGCCCAGGCCAGCCTGGCGCTGAGTGTAGGGGCGTGCGCTGGGCTGGCTGGCAGTGGGCTGACCCGAAAGATCTTTCCTCGCCTCGGAACAACACAGCGGATTACGGTCTGGCTGGCATTGGCTGGCGTTGGCGCTCTATGCCTGACCGTTCCACACCCGCTCATGTTTGTGCTCGGCTTTGTGGTGATTAGTTTTGCAACCTCAGCGAGTAATGTCATCACGATCGCGTATCGGCAGAGCACCATTCCAAGCGAACTTCAAGGACGAGTCAACTCGATTATTCGCATGTTTATATCGGGTGCTGTGCCCATTTCAGGCATTCTTTTGGCAGCCCTGGGGACCTACACTCTTGGTGTGTCTCAAACGCAGTTCGTCGCGCTGATGTGCATTCTGGCGGTGATTGTCTGGCAGTTCGGCGCCTCGGGCGAGCGACAGAACATGTGGACCAAAACATCCTAATAAGTGCAGGTGCGGAGGCGCCGGTGCACGACCTCATCGGTTCAGGAGAGGGAAATGAGCAAATCAGAGATCAGCTGGGTGGTGCTCGTGCATGCCAGCGACAACATTTTGAAGACTGCTTTGAGTGAAGAGCTCAATGTCATTCTTCTGCGGAAGCAAAACCAGTGGACGTCGTATGGCCTGACTCAAGCCCAGGTTTGTTTAACGGTTGACGATGCGCTGGAGAATCTGGATGGTCTAGCGGCCGTGCTCAACCAATACCCTATCGGTGCGGTTCTCTCGTTTATGGAGTCAGGTGTGCTCTTGGCCGCTGCTCTGCGGGAGAGGTGTGGGCTTCCGGGCACACCTCTGGAGGCAGTACAACGTCTTAAAGATAAGGCGCTGATGCGGGCACATCTCCATGACAGGGGGTGCCACCATCTGTCGGTCGCTGCCCATGAGGTGACGCATCTGTCTGCTTTGCAGGCTCACCGCGCTGCCCTTCAGGGCCGGGTGATCGTTAAACCTGTCACGGGCACTGGGAGTGTCCACATCTACGCGCTGGATCCGGGCGACGACGTTCCTGCGCCGCTCATCAATGCGCTGGGCCAAGGCATCCGCTTTCTGGCAGAACCTTTTCTCCAGGGCTTGGAATTCAGTGTAGAGGCCCTCACGATCAACGGCAAACACCACATTGTTGCCGTGACCGAAAAGGTGGTGAACGAGCACTTTGTCGAAGTGGGCCACTGCATTCCGCCGCGGCGCATGTCGCCGGACGCGCTGCAGGGCATTGCCGCTGCGGTCCGTGAGTTTCTGACCGCTATAGGCCTGGTGACTGGGCCAAGTCACACTGAAGTGATGTGGCATGAAGGCCGCGTCACCATCATCGAATCGCACGACCGCGTTGGTGGTGACAAGATCACGGCGCTGGTCACCCAGGCCACGGGTGTTGACCTTATCCGGATGGGGCTGCGTCTGGCGGCTGGGCGGACTGTTGATCCTCCGCCTGAGCTCCAGTGTCTTGGTGCCGCGTGCGTCATCTTCCTGACGCCACCTCCAGGCCGGGTGCTCAGCATTTCATTGGTGCCTCTCCCCCCAGAGCTGCCGATTCTGGAACGGCGGGCGTTCGTACATCCAGGTGACGTCCTCACTCAGGTCAGAAGTTCAAAAGATCGCAGTGGTCTGGTGGTCGCCAGTGGCCCGACCCCAGAGGAGGCGTTTCACCACGCTCAACTGGGGGCTCGAAGCATTCAGTTTTCTATGGCAGTCGATCACTCGGCACACCCCCACCCTGTGCCCACATCACGTTCAACCTGAGGTAACCATGACTGCAAAGACTTTAAACATCCCCGCCGGTACCTATGGCATCGTGGCGCCCATTCAGTCGCTGTTCCAACGGGGGAGGAAGCCCACCGAATCACTCGTCCTGAGCCGCTCAACGCGAACCTGGCCAAAGACTCATACGGCCCGGTATGCCCCGCGCTCAGGCCATGCGCTTGACGGATTTTTCGGAGTCGATCAGGACAATAACGTGGTGCAGGCCGCACTGTCATATGAGGACCTGGGCTGGTCCCGGCGCAATGACTCTTTCACGGAGAACGAGAGCGACCTCAGTCTCGTCGGCTTGATTGATGTTCCAGCGGCCTCGACCGGCGAATACCGCTTGTTTCTCCTGTCTATGCAAAACAAGGACGAGCTTCTGTTTGTCCTGGCGGACACCTGGATTTCAGAGGGCTTTTCTCAACGCGAGTTGCTCGAGCGCATGTGCGCCTTCTCCTCACCTGTCAAGCACAGTATCGTCAGCCATAACGGTCGCCATCTGGTGTATCACAAAGGCGTCGAGTTGGAGCAAAAAATCCAGGTTCAGTCTCCCCATTCTGCCTTTCAACTTGCCCGCACATTTTTCGGTCTGGCGCCTGACTTCGGCCATCCAGCATTTACACCTGGAATTTCTGTCCGAATGGCAGACGTATTTGCGCCAGGTCGATCTTTTTGAACGCTTTTCCGAAGGTCAGGGGACTGGGTACGTGGCCTTTACCCTCCTGCCAGATGGGCAGCTCATGGTGAAGGAAAAAGGTTTTCTGGAAGATGGTCTGCATCGGAGTGAACGCTTCGTCGAATTGCTCAGCCGCGATACACACCTGGGCACGTATTTGGACACGAGGTTTCCCGATTCGAGTTTCGAATATCGTGGCCGGTTTGATCGCTGGAAGTTCGATTTCAATGTCGAATTCCTTACCAGCGGGCATATTTTTTCTGTTGGCTTTGACGAAGTCTATTGCTGGCGATGATTGTCTCAAACAGGTGGAGATCGAATACATTCGGTCCCGCATTCATTACGGGTATGAGTCGCAGGCACCCCAAGTGGAGGCTGATCTCGCTCACCTCTCCAATCATCTCCTTCAACTCTTGCATGATGGTGGCGTTACGGCCGAATTGACACACCTGTCCAAATTGAGTTTTCTTCGAATGCGCCAGGCAGGTCAGCCCGTTTCAGCCTGGCGGCCTCACGCATGACACCCCCTTCTGTCCTGTTGCTCCATAACCGCTCAATTGACCTGCTGATGGACAACGGTTTGTTGTGCCTTCCGCCCGCAGAGTTCGCGGTCCATCTCATCACCACAGATCGCGAGGGGGCAGCGCGTCACGCCCATCAGTTTGCTTCGATTGCGGCCTTCGACTATTTCGATGAAGACGTCATTCGCGCATTGTCCGCCTACCTCATCACGACCTACGGGATCACCAGTGTGGTTGGCACCACGGAGAAGGTGGTTTTATGGGCTGCGCTGCTGCGTGCCCAGTTTGGATTGCCTGGGGCCTCGCCGGACGTTATCGAAAGAATGCGGGATAAGGTGCGCATGAAAGAACGGCTGACGCTCACAGCTGTTCGCACGCCGGCCTACACCCGGGTGCATGCCTTGCAGGACATCGTGGACTTTCAAGCCCAGTTTGGCCGCATCGTCCTGAAGCCCACAGCGGGTGTTGGGAGCATGGGGCTGCAGATCCTCGATACCCCAGCACAGGTCCTCGCCCTGGATAAAGGGCATTTCTCTGATGGTGCGTGGCAGGTCGAAGAATTTATTGACGGTCATATGTTGCATTGCGACTTTATTGCTTTGGCGGGGCAGATCCAGTTCTGTTCTGTCAGTCAATACGTCACCCCACCAGGTCGGTACCAGGACGATTACTTTGGAGGCAGCTTTATGTCACTGATGCGGGTCTCCAGGAGCGGGTGCGGCAGATCGCCCAGGAGATCGTTCAGGCCTTCGAGTTCGAAACGGGCGTCTGTCACTTGGAACTGTTTCATACGCCACGCGATGAACTGGTGTTCTGTGAAATTGCCCGCACGTCCTGGCGGCGGCGGGATTGAATGGCCTGTTCAGCATCTGTACGGCATCAATTTGTTCAGCGAGCATGTTCGGGTCAGTTGTGTGGCGCCTGACACCATGACTTATCCTCGGCTGCCCCTTCGCGCTGGAACAGCAGGTTACGTCGGCCTGCTGGCAGCGGCCAGGGTTTTGAAGTGACGAACATCCAATCCTTCTCGGGGCACCGAATATCAAGCGTGAATCCCTGCGCATTGCGGTCGGTTCCCGCCTGGGGGGCCCGGCACTGCACGGATTACATGGCACATTTTTTTGTGACTGCAGAGGACAGGTCCGAGTTCCAGGAGATCGTGACGCACCTCTGCCGTGGCGGCAGTGTCACTGAGGCCCTTCAGCGGGCCAGAGGTCTTGAACGTGTAGTGACGCTGTGACCAGCGCAACGGCGTGAATGTCCCGCCTGCCCAGATGACACAGGACGGACCTGACCATGGTGACTGACTTGCATGACGGCGTGGACCCGTTCGCCGTGCTTGGCCAGGCGGCTGACCGGCTGATGACACACACCCCGACGCCGCAGGCTGAGGATGACCTGCGCGCCCGCGTCGCCTGGCTGCACGATGTCCGTGGTGTGGCGCAGCAGTGCGAGGGAGCAACCGGCGATATCCGCTGGACGGATGTGAGTCCGAGAATAGCCTTGAAGGCTGTGTTTCTGTACGCCATGCAGCTTGGTCTCGAGATCCTCGGACCTGTCACCGTCATACGGGTGGTGGCAAGTTGTTGGGGTAACATGGAGCTGAAGGAGCAGGAGCTTCTCAGCGACTGGTTTGCCCTCGCTGTAATGGGGATCCTCTCTGGCTGTACCACGCTTCACCCTCAGCTTACAGCAGCGCCTGCCATTCGGCCTCGTACTGCGGATGCGGCGGGGATCACCCAGGCGCCGGGCTGCCTGGAGACGCACCTCATGCAGCTCTACCACGTTTGGTTCGACCAACAGGCACTGTTCGCACGTGGCGATCGCCCGCAGGGGCTCTCCCGCTCCAGCCACGCCTGCGCCACCTGTTGCGCCAGCAAAGCCAGCCCCGCACGAGTTTCGAACCTGAGCCCTTCAGCCCATTCGCTGCCGTCCAGGCCAGGCAGAAAGGGGGCCCTGATAGAGGCTCAGTGCCCGAGACAGATTCTGCGCGATCAGGGCCGCGCGCCATTCCAGGAGGTCCAGGCGCACGGCATAGCCCGCACCGATCTGGTAGCGCCGCGCGTGGTACGGCCCGTCAGTGATAATTACGTCCTCCCCGATGTGCCGCCGCGCTTTCCGCCAGATGGGTCTTGATGGCACTGGCCGCAGCATTGGGGAATTTGTCCGGGTATAACACCAGCTGAAAGTCCTGCCGGGTCTGGCCTGGCCGCAGCACCAGGCACGCCAGAAGGGCTACGGCCCTGGGCTCAGTGGCACAGCCTCGCCTTCCACGGTGACCTGCTCGGTCCCAGGGTGGAGATGTCCAGGCGCGTCAGGGGCCCGTCCAGGCCCTGCACTGGCACGCCCGCAGGCCAGCGGCGTTCCCGAGCAGACCAGAGAGCGCGAGCGGAGCGCTGGATCGAGTGCGCCGGCGTGCAGGCTCTCGGCCACATCCTCCAGGTCCGGCCGTGAACGCCGGCAGCATCTGCAATCGGGGCGAAATCTTCGGCGGCCGCCTGCAATTGGGCTGGAAAGTCAGCGGAGCGGCTGAGGTACAGGGCGTGCGCGTGATGGAGTTTCGCCCGCGCGGCCCAGACCGGCTGGCCTTGCGCCGTGGACCCTTCCGTCGCCTGGGTCAGGTCCCGCGCGGCCTGCAGCGGCTGGCCTTCCCGCCAAGCCAGAATGCCCCGGGCCAGCAGCACGGCGGGTGGCAGTGACTGACCAGGCGGGGTCACCCACAGGTACAGCGCTGCATACCCCTGCGCGAAGCGCCCCTGCCGCCCGTGGTATTCCGCGAGTCTGGGCGCCAGCCACCGGGGGCGATCTCCACATCCTCCAGAGCGTCGGTCATCCCCTGCAGGGTCGTGAGCACCTGGCCGTACTGCCGCCACTCGCCCCGCCGGGCGTGCAGCATGGCCATGCTGGTCATCAGGTGCCCTTTGGCGCGCTGGGAGGACGTGGTGTCCAGCAAAGCCCTGGCTTCTTCCAGCGCGTCCCCGATGTCGTGGGCCTCCCCACAGCCACGAGCAGATCGAGCCAGCCCTGCAAGGCGGTCAGCCGCGGCAAGGGGTTGGGAGCCGCCGGCAGGTTGAGCAGCACCGCGCGGTAGAGCCGGGTGGCGCGCGCCACCTGCCCGCTTGTGACGAGCATCCGGGCCAGCGACACCGTTACTCGGACCGCCCCAGCTTCGTCCCCGAGGGCCAGGTAGCCGTGCATCGCCCGCTC
Proteins encoded:
- a CDS encoding MOSC domain-containing protein; its protein translation is MAGIQGHFPTSPVRQVLATDLHTLHQLGLEPGVLKEDLVLQDIDLHALASGSELVFGAVRLRLTVHCEPCKQVGTSVSTRTLMHRRGYLMQIMAPGPLTLGSPGHVRSDVYEEIPYRAVDRVAWYLRRLDGPIASTQLMEALGLPMGMCRALPRMLRHIDPTDAGKVTFKSAERRARAERLATQARGQI
- a CDS encoding SidA/IucD/PvdA family monooxygenase, which produces MTPHPSPKEIVIYDLIGIGLGPAQLSFLIACAEQSELAGWKMLHLERGASFSWHAGMRTAYSMIQMSYLKDLVTLRNPQSAFTYISFLHDQGRLQQAANLNDYTPSRFEYAQYLSWVLNKLAPNVRYSAEVTNLDKVCLPEHGEVLQVTYQDPQGRRSIEYTRNIYLAAGKTPFVPEHLQVAGGEQVWHTSHFSTALAHIRKHPAPRVAVVGSGQSAVEALLTLQDACPDLELHAISRGQLFRAVDANPYVNGFYTWESEQRFHQADQAWRGQVRAELSNSNYGVADVRLLNELARRDYDDRILGRQRLHRHSHCEILAIDEESCLLTVTLQDRQIGGRRVLNVDFIVFATGYHSDNIRDLTAPVESCVATPGQQLTPHPAAACHILIAGQNGPSSGLAEETITSLALRAGAHVSLLLHLNAHRLSPGPGVQRRPSEEAHPTGQVLVPS
- a CDS encoding MFS transporter, which encodes MIPKPLRPLLLLSAVSRLGDQLLYVAMPLLVLAETGQPAYAILAAAARGLPYVISPFIGAVVDRYPLRTVYVAAQLIQAVAIGAIPLLKGQPSIVLLLLMISGVGGVCSSLLNFYKLIPLWTPQEQIEAAIGRFVALTDAVKVVGPLVAISIVLSIGAPAAIYADAVSFLVAALGIAFILPATQKSEVRRTSLAQDLKEGFRYFKGSPEIRRLTTAMSLSNLGIGALEVLLLTTLTHSMQIPVAQASLALSVGACAGLAGSGLTRKIFPRLGTTQRITVWLALAGVGALCLTVPHPLMFVLGFVVISFATSASNVITIAYRQSTIPSELQGRVNSIIRMFISGAVPISGILLAALGTYTLGVSQTQFVALMCILAVIVWQFGASGERQNMWTKTS
- a CDS encoding ATP-grasp domain-containing protein, coding for MSKSEISWVVLVHASDNILKTALSEELNVILLRKQNQWTSYGLTQAQVCLTVDDALENLDGLAAVLNQYPIGAVLSFMESGVLLAAALRERCGLPGTPLEAVQRLKDKALMRAHLHDRGCHHLSVAAHEVTHLSALQAHRAALQGRVIVKPVTGTGSVHIYALDPGDDVPAPLINALGQGIRFLAEPFLQGLEFSVEALTINGKHHIVAVTEKVVNEHFVEVGHCIPPRRMSPDALQGIAAAVREFLTAIGLVTGPSHTEVMWHEGRVTIIESHDRVGGDKITALVTQATGVDLIRMGLRLAAGRTVDPPPELQCLGAACVIFLTPPPGRVLSISLVPLPPELPILERRAFVHPGDVLTQVRSSKDRSGLVVASGPTPEEAFHHAQLGARSIQFSMAVDHSAHPHPVPTSRST